The stretch of DNA GTGGCCGGGACGTCGTTCATCTCCGGGCTGGCCTTCGACCCCGAGGCGGACTCCGTCCGCGTCGAGGCCGCCACGAGCCGTGGCGCCCTCGAGACGGCCGTGACGATGCGACCCGATCCCGTCGCCGACGCCGAGTCGGGGGAGCGCTGGGCCGACCAGACCGGCGCGTCCTGGTGGGCCACGATCGAAGCTGACCGTAGCGAGCCGATCACCCTGACGGTCACCATCGAGTCGGCCGGGGTGACGCGCACCGCCGAGGCCGTCGTGCCCGCGCTGACCGGGGCGGTGCCCGTGGCCGTCAGTGCCACCGGGTCGGGCGTGCTGCTCGACGCCGGCGACCACACGCTGCGGGTGGCCGCGACGTCCGAGGGCTGGGGCGCCGGGCCGTCACCGCTCGCGCTCGAGGCCCGGATCGACCGGTTCGGCGTCGCCGCCACGATCCCGGCGGGGCGCTTCGCCGTCACCGCCGACGAGGCCCTCGACCTCGCCGACCCGTCGGTGCTCGAGCTGCCCCTGGCCGAGCGCGCGATCGACCTCGTCGACCTGCTCGTCACGCCGCGGGGATGGTCGCCGGGCGAGGCCGCCGTGTCGCTCGTGGTCCGCAACCCGATCCCGGTGCACGACCGCGGACGCCGCCGCCAGCGACTCCTGCTCGACGAGGTGCGCGAGCAGGCGGGTCCGCTGCGCGAGCGAGCCGTCGCGATGTGCTTCGGCGGCGCGGGCGCCGGCGACAGCGTCGCCCCCGTGGCGCGCGAGCTCGTCCACCGGGGGATCCCGGTCGACTGGGTCGTCGCCGACCACTCCGTGACCGTGCCCGACGGCACCCGGCCCGTGCTGCTGCACTCGCGCGAGTGGCACGAGGCGTTCACGCACGCGCGGTACCTGGTCAACAACGCCGAGTTCCCGCACTACGTGCGCTTCCGCGACGGCCAGCGCTACCTGCAGACCTGGCACGGCACCCCGCTCAAGCGCATCGGCCGCGACATCGCCTCACCCCGGCTCTCGGCCGGCTACACCGCCGCGATGGCCCGCGAGGCCGCCGTCTGGGAGGCGCTGCTGGCGCAGAACCCGTTCGCGGCCGAGACGCTGCCGCGCGCGCTGGGCTTCGCCGGCCGGGTCCTGGGCGAGGGCTACCCGCGCAACGACGCACTCGCCGGTGACTCGGGCCGGGCGCTGAGGAACGCCACCCGTATGGCACTCGGGCTCGGCGACGAGCGCGTGGTGCTTTACGCGCCCACGTGGCGCGATGCCGCCCGCACCGAGCAGGGCCGCCGGGCGTTCGTCTCCCACCTCGACGCGGCCGCCGTGCACGAGCAGACCGGTGCCACCGTCCTGCTGCGCAGCCACAGCAACGCCGCGGCGGGTCGCGGCCGGATCAGCGGCCCCGGTGTCCTTGACGTGACGGCGCACCCCGACATCACCGCGCTCCTGGCGGCCGCCGACGTGCTCGTGACCGACTACTCCTCGGTGATGTTCGACTTTGCTGTCACCGAGCGCCCGCAGGTGCTCCTGGTGCCCGATGTCGACCAGTACCGCGACGACCGCGGCTTCTACTTCGACCTGCAGCAGGCGCCGCCCGGCCCCATCGTGACCTCCACGGAGGAGGTCGTCGAGGCGCTCGCCGGCGCCGGTGGGACGTCGGAGCAGGCGCGCGCGTTCCGCGAGCGGTTCGCCCCGCTGGACGACGGCGAAGTCACGGCCCGCGTGGTGGACGCGTGGCTCGGCCCTCAGGCGCCGAGCAGCCCCAGCAGGTAGCTGCCGTAGCCGCTCTTGACCAGTGGCTGGGCCAGCTCGGCCAGCTGGTCGTCGGTCAGCCAGCCCTGGCGCCAGGCGATCTCCTCGGGGCACGAGACCTTGAGGCCCTGCCGCTTCTCGATCGTGCGCACGAACGCTCCCGCGTCGGCCAGGTCGTCGAAGGTGCCGGTGTCGAGCCAGGCGGTGCCGCGCGGGAGGACCTCGACCTGGAGGGTGCCCTCCTCGAGGTAGGTGCGGTTCAGGTCGGTGATCTCCAGCTCGCCCCGGTGCGAGGGCTTCAGGTCGCGGGCCCGCTCGACCACCGAGTTGTCGTAGAAGTACAGGCCGGGGACCGCGAAGTTGCTCCGCGGGTGCTCCGGCTTCTCCTCCATCGAGATCGCCCGGCCGCTCTCGTCGAACTCGACGACGCCGTAGGCACGCGGGTTCGCCACCTGGTAGCCGAAGACCGCGGCGCCCACGGTGTGGTCGAAGCGGTGCAGGCTCGTGCCCAGCCCGGCCCCGTAGAAGATGTTGTCGCCCAGGACGAGCGCGGCGCCCTCGTCGCCCACGTGGTCGGCGCCGATGATGAACGCCTGCGCGAGCCCGTCGGGGGAGGGCTGCTGCGCGTAGGTCAGGTTCACGCCGAACCGCGACCCGTCGCCGAGCAGGCGCTCGAAGGCCTCCGCGTCGTGCGGCGTCGTGATGATGAGGATGTCGCGGATCCCCGTCGCCATCAGCGTCGACAGCGGGTAGTAGATCATCGGCTTGTCGTAGACGGGGACGAGCTGCTTGCTGACGCCGAGGGTGATCGGGTGCAGTCGCGAGCCGGTTCCCCCGGCCAGGATGATGCCGCGCATGGTTCGTACCCTAGGTGATCGCCGCGAGGGACGGCATCCGTCGGCCGGTACGCTCGTGCGCATGCGTCGATTGCTGGTCACCGGCGGTGCCGGGTTCATCGGGTCCAACTTCGTCCGTCAGGTCATCGACCGGACGGACGATCACGTGACCGTCCTGGACAAGCTCACCTACGCGGGCAGCCGTGAGTCACTGGCGGGGCTGCCCGAGGACCGGGTGTCGCTCGTCGTGGGCGACGTCGCCGACTCCGAGCTGGTCGACTCGCTCGTGGGGCAGCACGACGCGGTCGTGCACTTCGCCGCCGAGTCGCACAACGACAACTCGCTGGTCGGGCCGCGCCCGTTCCTGGACACCAACATCATCGGCACCTTCGCCCTGCTGGAGGCGGCCCGCAAGCACGACGTGCGGTACCACCACATCTCCACCGACGAGGTCTACGGCGACCTGGAGCTCGACGATCCCGAGCGGTTCACCGAGTCGACGCCGTACAACCCGTCGAGCCCCTACTCCTCGACGAAGGCCGGCTCCGACCTGCTGGTGCGGGCCTGGGTGCGCTCCTTCGGCGTCCGCGCGACGATCTCCAACTGCTCGAACAACTACGGGCCGTGGCAGCACATCGAGAAGTTCATCCCGCGCCAGATCACCGGGCTGATCGACGGCGTCCGTCCGCGCCTGTACGGCGAGGGGCTGAACGTGCGCGACTGGATCCACGTCGACGACCACAACTCGGCCGTGCTCACGATTCTGGAGTCGGGCGCGATGGGCGAGACCTACCTCATCGGCGCCGACGGCGAGAAGTCCAACCGTGAGGTCGTCGAGGCGCTGCTGCAGCTCTTCGGCCGCGAGCCCGACGACTTCGACCACGTGGCCGACCGCGCGGGACACGACCTGCGCTACGCGATCGACTCCACCAAGCTGCGCACCGAGCTGGGCTGGACGCCGCAGTTCTCGGACTTCGCGTCGGGCCTCGAGGACACGGTGCGCTGGTACCGCGAGAACGAGCAGTGGTGGCGCCCCGCGAAGGCTGCCACCGAGGCCAAGTACGCAGCGACGGGTCAGTGAGGGAGCCGATGAAGATCGAGACCACTCCCGTCCCGGGCCTGCTCGTCGTCCACCTGGACGTCCACGGTGACAACCGCGGCTGGTTCAAGGAGAACTGGCAGCGCGAGAAGATGGTCGCCGCCGGGCTGCCCGACTTCGGGCCCGTCCAGCAGAACATCTCGTTCAACGGCGTCGCCGGCACGATCCGCGGCATCCACGCCGAGCCGTGGGACAAGTACGTCTCGGTCGCGTCGGGTCGCGCCTTCGGCGCCTGGGTCGACCTGCGCGAGGGCGAGTCGTTCGGCTCGACGTTCTGGGTCGAGCTGAACCCGCAGACCGCGGTGTTCGTGCCGCGCGGGGTCGCGAACTCCTTCCAGGTCCTCGAGGACGGCACCGCCTACAGCTACCTCGTCAACGACCACTGGCGCCCCGACGCGGTCTACGCCAACGTCAACCTGCTCGACCCCGAGGTGGCCGTGCCGTGGCCGCTGCCCGTGGCCGAGATGTCCGAGAAGGACCGCAACCACCCGCTGCTGGCCGAGGTCACGCCGCTCGCGCCGCGCCGCACCGTGGTCATCGGGGCCGGCGGCCAGCTGGGCAAGGCGTTGCAGCAGCTCCTCCCGGACGCCGAGTACCACGACTTCCCCGAGGTCGACCTCTCCAAGCCCCAGACTCTCGACTCGATCGAATGGAACGGCGTCGGCACGCTCATCAACGCCGCGGCCTACACGAACGTCGACGGCGCCGAGACCCCCGAGGGCCGCACGCTGTGCTGGGCGATCAACGTCACCGGCGTGGCCGCGATGGCCCGGATCGCGATCGCCCACGGCCTGACCTTCGTCAACGTCTCGAGCGACTACGTGTTCGACGGCACGAAGGAGGAGCACGAGGTCGACGAGCCCGTCTCGCCGCTGGGCGTCTACGGCCAGACGAAGGCGGCCACCGAGGCCGTGACGTCGGTCGTGCCGAAGGGCTACCTGGTCCGCACCAGCTGGGTCGTGGGGGAGGGCGCGAACTTCGTCGACACGATGCGCCGCCTCGCCCGCGACGGCGTCTCGCCGTCGGTCGTCGACGACCAGTTCGGCCGGCTCACACCGGCGTCGGTGCTGGCCGAGGGGATCCTCGACCTGCTCCGCTCCGAGGCGCCGTACGGCATCCACCACGTCACCGGCCGCGGTCCCGTCGAGTCGTGGGCCGACATCGCCCGTCGCGTCTTCGCCGAGGAGGGGCGCGACCCCGCCGACGTCACCGGCGTCTCCACCGAGGAGTACATGGCCGGCCGTCTCTCCGCCCCGCGCCCGCGCCACTCGGCGTTGCGGCTGAGCTGAGGCCGCCCGGTTAGGGTGGCCGCGTGGCGCGCTCCCTCACCCCGCTCGACCCCGCCGAGTTCACCGCGATCTGTGCGCGGATCGACACGGGCACGGCCGACCGGGCCGACCTGAAGGCCGCCACGAAGCACCTGCTGGCGCTGCTGCAGCGTCGGGCGCCGGGGCACAGCGTCGAGGTCCGCATCCCGCCGTTCGCCGCGATCCAGTGCATCGAGGGCGCCAGCCACACGCGGGGCACGCCGCCGGCCGTGGTCGAGACCGACCCCGAGACCTGGATCGCGCTCGCGCGTGGCCGACTCGCCTGGGCCGATGCGCGGGTCCGCGCGAGCGGGGAGCGCTCCGACCTCACGCCACTGCTGCCGCTGGTGCAGGACGACGCTCGCTAGGGTCTTCCCCATGCGCGTGCGACTCCTGCTCCTGTCGGCCCTCGTCCTCCCGATCCTCGCTGCCTGCGGCGGAGGGGACGACGACTCCGCCTCCTCGTCCGGCGAGTGCACGTACGCGCAGGAGGGCGCGGCCGCGAAGGACGCCGAGCTGCCGCCGTCGGACCTGCTCGCGCCCGAGACGCTCACGATGAAGACGAACCGGGGCGACTTCGCGCTCACCCTCGACGCCGAGGCCGCACCATGCACCGTGAACTCGTTCGCGTCGCTGGCCGAGCAGGGCTACTTCGACGGCACGAAGTGCCACCGCCTCGTCCCCGGCTTCGTGCTGCAGTGCGGCGACCCGTCGGCCACCGGCAGCGGCGGGCCCGGCTACAGCTTCGAGGACGAGCTCAGCGGCGACGAGACGTACCCGGCCGGCACGCTCGCGATGGCCAACAGCGGCCCGGACACCAACGGCTCGCAGTTCTTCATCGTGCTCGACGACGCCGAGCTGCCGGCGGCCTACACGGTGTTCGGCACGGTCGACGAGGCCGGGCTCGAGGCCGCCCGGGCCATCGCCGAGGAGGGCAACGGCCCGGACGGAGTCGCCCCCAAGAGCGATGTCGTGATCGCGTCGGTCTCCTGACTCAGACCTGGCGTGCCGCGTCGGTCCAGTAGGGCTTGCGCAGGTCGCGCTTGAGGATCTTGCCCGAGGGGTTGCGCGGCAGCAGTTCGACGATGTCGATGCTCCGCGGCACCTTGTAGTGGGCGAGGTTCTCACGCGCCCACGCGATGATCTCGGCCTCGGTCGCCTCGGCCCCGGGACGCAGCGCCACGACGCCCTTCACGGACTCGCCCCACGTCGCGTCGGGCACGCCGATGATCGCAACCTCGAGCAGGTCGGGGTGCTCGGACAGGACCCGCTCGACCTCGGGGGAGTACACGTTCTCGCCGCCGGTGATGATCATGTCCTTGATGCGGTCCTCGACGTAGACGTAGCCGTCGGCGTCGATCCGGCCGATGTCGCCGGTGCGGACCCAGCCGTCCTCGGCGTACAGCTCGGCCGTCGCCTCGGGACGTCCGTGGTAGCCGGCGGTCGCCTGCTCGGTGCGGAACCACAGCTCGCCGGCCTCGCCGGTCGCCACGTCCTGCAGGGTGGCGGGGTCGACCACGCGGGCCTCGACGCCCGGGATCGGCTTGCCGGCCGAGAGCAGCCGCTCGGGATGCTCCAGGTCGCGGTGCTCGTCGTCGTGCAGCATCGTGACGACGCCGCAGAACTCGGTCAGGCCGTAGACCTGGTAGAACGCCGTGTCGGGCCAGTGCTCCTGCGCGCCGCGCAGGATCGTCAGCGGCATCGGCGCGGCGCCGTAGGAGAAGCCGCGCAGCCCGCTGAACAGCTTCATCGCGTCGGGCCCGGCCTGCAGCAGCATCGCCACCACCGCCGGCACGAGGAAGGCGTGCGTGACGCCCGACATCATCGCGCCGGCCAGCGCGCCGGGCTCGACGTCGCGGATGATGTGGCCCGGCACCCGGTTCTTGAGGCCGAACATCGCGTAGGACGTGCCGCCGACGTGGAACATCGGCATCGCGACCAGCATCTTGGCGCCCTCGCCGTACGCGATGCCGGTGTCGGCGTTCTCGGTGTGCGCCACCAGGTTGCGCTGGGTCAGCATCACGCCCTTGGGACGGCCCGTGGTGCCCGAGCTGTACATCAGGACGACGGTGTCGTCGACGGACGAGTCGTCCGCCTGCTCGAGGGGCTCGCCGGCGGCCTGCCACGCCTCGAACTCATCGGCGTCGCCGCCCATGACGACGATCTTCTCCACGGTGGTGAGCCGGTCACGGATGACGTCGACCTGGTCCAGCAGCTCGTGACCGACGAAGAGCACCTTCGCGCCGGCGTCGTTGATCGTGTAGTCCAGCTCGTCGCCGGCCAGGCGCCAGTTCACGATGGCCGTGGAGGCGCCGATCAGGCTGGCGCCGAGCACGAGCTGCAGGATCGCCGGGTTGTTCTTGTCCACGACGGCGACGTGGTCGCCGCGACCGATGCCCTCCGCCGAGAGCGCGCCGGCGGTCCGCCGGATCGAGTCCCAGACCTGCGCCCAGGTCCACTCGCGGCCCTCGTAGATCCAACCCGCCTGGTCGGGCGCGGCCTGCGCGGCGGCTCGGGCGTGATCGGCGATGAACGTCGCATCGGACATGGGTCTCCCTCTGAGGCCTTGGCTGTGATGTGCCTCACACCGTAGTGCTCCGAGTGCCTCGACGGAAGACTTCCAGTCAACCTTGACTGTTAGTGCGCGCGTCCGCTCCGGGCGGTACTGGTCGGGGAAGGCGGGAACGGCCGGTAGACTGCCGGTGTGCCCCGCGGAGATGGTCTCCTGACCCACGAGCTCGATCCCAGTGACGCCGGACCCCAGGACGCCTGTGGCGTGTTCGGCGTCTGGGCCCCCGGCGAGGAAGTCGCCAAGCTCACCTACTTCGGCCTCTACGCCCTGCAGCACCGCGGGCAGGAGTCGGCCGGCATCGCCGTGAGCAACGGCCGCCAGATCCTCGTCTACAAGGACATGGGCCTGGTGTCCCAGGTCTTCGACGAGGCCACCCTCGAGTCGCTCCAGGGCCAGATCGCCATCGGCCACGCGCGCTACTCCACCACGGGCGCCAGCGTGTGGCAGAACGCCCAGCCCACGTTCCGGCCCACGGCTCAGGGCTCGGTCGCGCTCGGGCACAACGGCAACCTGACCAACACGCACGAGCTCGTGCAGCTGCTCCGCGAGCGGACGGAGGGCGACGCCAAGTCGGTGTCGGCCGAGACCGCCACCACCGACACGTCGGTGATGGCCTCGCTGCTGGCGTCCTACCGCGACCGCTCGGTCGAGGACGCGGCGCTGGAGGTCCTGCCCCAGCTGCGCGGCGCGTTCTCCCTCGTGTTCATGGACGAGACCACGCTCTACGGCGCGCGTGACCCCCAGGGCATCCGCCCGCTCGTGCTCGGCCGCCTCGAGCGCGGCTGGGTCATCGCGAGCGAGACCGCCGCGCTCGACATCGTCGGTGCCTCCTACATCCGCGAGATCGAGCCGGGGGAGTTCGTCGCGATCGACGAGAACGGCCTGCGCAGCAGCCGGTTCGCCGACGCCGCGCCGAAGGGCTGCATCTTCGAGTACGTCTACCTCGCGCGTCCCGACACCACGATCAACGACCAGCGCGTCTTCAGCGTGCGCGAGCGCATCGGTCGCCGCCTGGCCAACACCGCGCCCGTCGAGGCCGACCTCGTCATCCCGGTGCCCGAGTCCGGCACGCCCGCCGCGATCGGCTACGCCGAGGAGAGCGGGATCCCCTTCGGTCACGGCCTGGTCAAGAACTCCTACGTGGGCCGCACGTTCATCCAGCCCTCGCAGACGATCCGCCAGCTCGGCATCCGGCTCAAGCTGAATCCGCTGCGCGACGTCATCGCGGGCAAGCGCCTCGTGGTGGTCGACGACTCGATCGTGCGCGGCAACACCCAGCGCGCCCTCGTCCGGATGCTCCGCGAGTTCGGCGCCGCCGAGGTGCACGTCCGGATCTCCAGCCCGCCGGTGAAGTGGCCGTGCTTCTACGGCATCGACTTCGCCTCGCGTGCCGAGCTGGTCGCCAACGGCCTCACGGTCGACGAGATCTGTCGCTCGATCGGCGCCGACAGCCTGTCGTACGTCTCGCTCGACGACCTCATCGCCGCCACGAACGTCCCGGCCGACAACCTCTGCCGGGCCTGCTTCGACGGGGTCTACCCGATCGAGCTGCCCGACGACGACCTCATCGGCAAGCACCTTCTGGAGCTGCCGGCCAACGGGACCGAGCCCTTGAAGGTGATCCAGTGACCTCGTACGCCTCCGCCGGAGTCTCCATCGAGGAGGGCGACCGCGCGGTCGAGCTCATGAAGCAGTGGGTCGCCAAGGCCACCCGTCCCGAAGTCGTGGGCGGCATCGGCGGCTTCGCCGGCCTGTTCGACGCCTCGGCCCTGAAGAGCTACACGCGCCCGCTGCTGGCCACGAGTGCCGACGGCGTCGGCACGAAGGTCGCCATCGCTCAGGCGATGGACCGCCACGACACCATCGGCTTCGACCTGGTCGGCATGCTCGTGGACGACCTCGTCGTGTGCGGCGCCGAGCCGCTGTTCCTCACCGACTACATCGCCACCGGCAAGGTCGTGCCCGAGCGGATCGCCGACATCGTCAAGGGCATCGCCGCGGCGTGCGCCGAGACCGGCACCGCGCTGCTGGGCGGCGAGACCGCCGAGCACCCCGGACTCCTGGCCCCCGACGAGTACGACGTCGCCGGATCCACCACGGGCGTCGTCGAGGCCGACCGTCTCCTCGGCGCCGAGCTCGTGCGCGAGGGCGACGTGGTGGTGGCGATGGCCTCCTCCGGTCTGCACTCCAACGGATACTCGCTCGTGCGCCACGTCTTCTTCGACATCGCCGGCTGGAAGCTCGACCGCGACGTGCCGGAGTTCGGCCGCACGCTGGGCGAGGAGCTGCTGACCCCCACCCGCCTCTACACGAAGCCGTGCCTGGCCCTGGCCGACGCCGTCGAGGTGCACGCCATGTCGCACATCACCGGCGGCGGGCTCGCGGCGAACCTCGAGCGGGTCCTGCCCGACTCGGTCTCGGTCCGGCTCGACCGGTCCTCGTGGACCCCGGCCCCCGTCTTCGGCCTCGTGGGCGAGCTCGGCAAGGTCGCGCAGGCCGACCTCGACCTGGCCCTGAACATGGGCGTCGGCATGGTCGCGATCGTCCCGGCCGACGCGGCCGACGCGGCGGTCGCCCTCCTCGGCCAGCACGGCGTCGACGCGTGGATCGCGGGCGAGGTCGCGGCGGCCGGAACCCACGGCGCGGGCGGTTCGGTCACCCTCAGCTGAGAATATTCGTTGCAACGACGGTCAGGCGGCTCGCCTGACCGGGGGTCGTTCATGCGTTCCGAGGTCCTTTGGGTACTCTTGGGGGCACGACATACTGAACCACTGAGTGCGAGGGGGTCGAGCCCATGGGCCGCGGCCGTGCCAAAGCGAAGCAGACCAAGGTCGCTCGCGATCTCAAGTACCGGACATTGGACACGGACTTCAATGATCTGGAGCGAGAGCTTCATGGAGAGTCGGGCGACCCGATTCCCGACCAGTACGTTGATCTCGCCAAGAAACTGGGAGACCCTGCCGCCAGTTGAGCGGTAGGGCGAACTTCTCCCTGGTGTCGGCTCTCTCCAGCGCCTGCATCGGACATCGAGCTCACGACCCGTGGGGCACCTCTGTGCCCCACGGGTGCTCGGCGTTCCCGCCCTCAGCGTGAGAGTTTGCTCGGCCACCAGAAGCGGCGGCCGCACAGCGCGACGAGGGCCGGCGTCGCCACACCGCGCACCAGCACGGTGTCGAGCAGCACGCCGAACCCCACCACGACGCCCAGCTGGGCCAGCAGCACGAGCGGCAGCACGCCCAGCACGGTGAAGACGGCGGCCAGCAGCACGCCCGCGCTGGTGATCACGCCGCCCGTCACGGCCAGCGCCTTGACGATCGATCCGGTCGCGTCGCCGGTGAGGGCCATCTCCTCGCGCGCCCGCGCGGTGAGGAAGATGTTGTAGTCCACGCCCAGCGCGACCAGGAAGATGAAGGCCAGCAGCGGCGTGCTGACGTCCATCGCCGACCAGCCCAGGACGTTGTCGAACAGCAGCCAGCCCACGCCGAGCGCCGACAGGTACGACAGCACCGTGGTGGCGCACAGGATCGCCGCGGCCACGACGGAGCGCAGCAGGACCAGCAGCATGATCAGCACGATGGCCAGCACGATGGGGATGACCGTGGCGCGGTCGTCCGCGGCGGTCTGTGCCTCGTCCAGCGCCTGGGCGTCCGGGCCGCCGACGAGGGCGTCGGGATCGACGTCCTGGACCGCGGTGCGCAGGTCCTCGATGGCGGTGAGGGCCTCGTCGCTCTCGGGTGCGACCGACAGCACGACCTGGACCTCGGCCACGTCGTCGGAGGCGCCGGCCGGTCGGGCGCTCTCGACGCCGGAGACCTCGCTCGCGGCGGCCGTGACGGCCTCGACCTGATCGGGAGAGGTCGCCACGACGGTGGGCGCGGAGATGCCGGCGGGGAAGCCGGCCCGCAGCGTCTCCTGCGCCTGGATCGACTCGGGTGTGTCGAGGAACTGCTCGCTCTGGCCGAGGCCGGTGGTGAGGGTGAGGGCACCGGCGGCCATGGCCGTCAGGACGCCCAGGGAGGCGATGGCTACGGGCCAGGGGCGCGACGTGACGGTGCTGCCGACGCGGAACCACCAGCCGCGCTCGGACGGGTCCTCGTCGCCGTTGCGCGGAACGAACGGCCAGAACAGCCAGCGGCCCGGCAGGACCATCGCCGAGGGCAGCACGAGCAGGGCGAACGCCACCGCGATGACGATGCCGATCGCGCCGGCCAGGCCGATGCCGCTGACGAACGGCGAGTCGGCGATCAGGAGGGACAGCAGGGCCAGGACCACGGTGCCGGAGCTGGACAGGATCGCGGGGGCGGCCCCGCCCACGGCGGTCTGCATCGCCTCGTGGCGCGAGTCGTGGCGGCGCAGCTCCTCGCGGTAGCGCGCGATCAGCAGCAGCGCGTAGTTCGTGCCCGCGCCGAAGACGAGGACCGAGGTGATGCCGGTGATCGAGCCGTCGATCT from Aeromicrobium phoceense encodes:
- a CDS encoding DUF3073 domain-containing protein, whose translation is MGRGRAKAKQTKVARDLKYRTLDTDFNDLERELHGESGDPIPDQYVDLAKKLGDPAAS
- a CDS encoding MMPL family transporter — translated: MPPVDHRSFPLARLVGPRRSIVVVLLGLIVSGLIMAFAPEPTSGNEAGSNLPESAESARAEALLDELPQADEAPAIVVFSREGGLSPEDLTALGERSQAIGAELDLEASPPVPSENGAAAIVAIPVKTGLSNDDNAELVEQIREVARADLPDGVKAEVTGAPAVQADLGAVFDGADVRLLAVTAAVVAVLLIITYRSPWLWLVPLTVIGIGDRVAARTPEGISGAFGLEIDGSITGITSVLVFGAGTNYALLLIARYREELRRHDSRHEAMQTAVGGAAPAILSSSGTVVLALLSLLIADSPFVSGIGLAGAIGIVIAVAFALLVLPSAMVLPGRWLFWPFVPRNGDEDPSERGWWFRVGSTVTSRPWPVAIASLGVLTAMAAGALTLTTGLGQSEQFLDTPESIQAQETLRAGFPAGISAPTVVATSPDQVEAVTAAASEVSGVESARPAGASDDVAEVQVVLSVAPESDEALTAIEDLRTAVQDVDPDALVGGPDAQALDEAQTAADDRATVIPIVLAIVLIMLLVLLRSVVAAAILCATTVLSYLSALGVGWLLFDNVLGWSAMDVSTPLLAFIFLVALGVDYNIFLTARAREEMALTGDATGSIVKALAVTGGVITSAGVLLAAVFTVLGVLPLVLLAQLGVVVGFGVLLDTVLVRGVATPALVALCGRRFWWPSKLSR